A portion of the Vibrio coralliirubri genome contains these proteins:
- a CDS encoding Fe3+-citrate ABC transporter substrate-binding protein, giving the protein MSQNNLIGATGYRFISKGRTAFKIHIHTPEDTVLHRSVGFVRMGEDKALKKTIKLRDELGRQLWGKFWPKVLKDPYLMTRLPHSLEPKIVFKPNPTQSDPEHRDECYIAKWRVFSENGDYKYKTKVCSIRKHGRLAAYSQTKRALLDAHKDVIDLLVFMGRLNSIDLK; this is encoded by the coding sequence ATGAGTCAGAATAATCTAATTGGTGCTACCGGTTACCGCTTTATCTCGAAAGGTAGAACCGCTTTTAAGATCCACATTCATACTCCCGAAGATACGGTGTTGCATCGTTCGGTCGGTTTTGTTCGTATGGGTGAAGACAAAGCACTGAAGAAAACCATTAAATTAAGAGATGAACTGGGCAGACAACTATGGGGCAAATTTTGGCCCAAAGTCCTCAAAGATCCCTACCTGATGACGCGCCTGCCTCATAGTCTAGAACCCAAAATTGTATTCAAACCAAATCCAACTCAGAGTGATCCCGAACACCGCGACGAATGCTACATCGCTAAGTGGCGTGTATTCTCAGAAAACGGCGACTACAAATACAAAACTAAGGTGTGTTCCATTAGAAAGCACGGCAGACTTGCCGCTTATAGCCAAACCAAACGCGCCCTGCTTGATGCCCACAAAGATGTGATTGATCTACTTGTCTTTATGGGACGATTAAACAGCATCGACCTGAAGTAG